The Blattabacterium sp. DPU genome includes a window with the following:
- the nrfD gene encoding NrfD/PsrC family molybdoenzyme membrane anchor subunit, whose amino-acid sequence MFNHYESSTRKPLILGKKTLKNITDDIFNPIKNKAGNLWWISFFISILAFLWGLGCIFYTIGTGIGVWGLNRTINWAWDITNFVWWVGIGHAGTLISAVLLLFRQKWRLSINRSAEAMTIFAVIQAGLFPIIHMGRPWNAHWVLPIPNQFGTLWPNFNSPLLWDVFAISTYFSVSTVFWFMGLIPDFAMIRDRISDPFQKKIYSILSFGWGGTSKDWQRFEELSLILAGLCTPLVFSVHTIVSFDFSTSVIKGWHSTIFPPYFVAGAIFSGFAMVQTLLGVARKVLSLESYITRNHIEYMNMIILLTGGIVLLAYISEFILAWYSGNAFEKFIYFSVEAAKGPFWWAFWSLIICNIIIPQFLWIKSVRRSFFWSYVIAIIINIGMWFERFDIIVLNLSHDYLPSSWTGFIPSFVDVGIFIGTIGLFFILYLLYIRTFPVISQSELKTILKTDYNKK is encoded by the coding sequence ATGTTTAATCATTATGAATCTTCTACAAGAAAACCCTTAATATTAGGAAAAAAAACTCTTAAAAATATTACCGATGATATATTTAATCCTATAAAAAATAAAGCAGGAAATTTATGGTGGATCTCTTTTTTTATTTCTATTTTAGCTTTTTTATGGGGATTAGGATGTATTTTTTATACAATTGGCACTGGTATAGGTGTATGGGGTTTAAATAGAACAATTAATTGGGCTTGGGATATTACAAATTTTGTTTGGTGGGTAGGAATAGGTCATGCTGGTACTTTGATTTCAGCTGTTTTATTATTATTTCGTCAAAAATGGCGTTTATCCATTAATCGTTCTGCAGAAGCAATGACTATTTTTGCAGTAATCCAAGCTGGATTATTTCCTATTATTCATATGGGAAGACCATGGAATGCTCATTGGGTTTTACCTATTCCTAATCAATTTGGAACTTTATGGCCTAATTTTAATTCTCCTTTATTATGGGATGTATTTGCTATTAGTACTTATTTTTCCGTTTCTACAGTATTTTGGTTTATGGGATTAATTCCTGATTTTGCTATGATACGAGATCGTATTTCAGATCCTTTTCAAAAGAAAATATATAGTATTCTTAGTTTCGGATGGGGAGGAACATCAAAAGATTGGCAAAGATTTGAAGAACTATCCTTAATTTTAGCTGGATTATGTACTCCATTAGTATTTTCTGTACACACCATAGTTTCCTTTGATTTTTCCACTTCTGTCATTAAGGGTTGGCATAGCACAATATTCCCTCCTTATTTTGTAGCAGGAGCTATATTTTCAGGGTTCGCTATGGTTCAAACTTTATTAGGAGTAGCAAGAAAAGTTCTTTCTTTAGAAAGTTATATTACTAGAAATCATATCGAATATATGAATATGATTATTTTATTAACAGGAGGAATTGTTTTATTAGCATATATTTCAGAATTTATTCTTGCTTGGTATTCAGGAAATGCTTTTGAAAAATTTATTTATTTTTCTGTGGAAGCGGCTAAAGGACCATTTTGGTGGGCTTTTTGGTCTTTAATTATTTGTAATATTATTATACCTCAATTTTTATGGATAAAATCTGTAAGAAGAAGTTTTTTTTGGTCTTATGTTATAGCTATAATCATAAATATTGGAATGTGGTTTGAAAGATTTGATATTATTGTTTTAAATCTTAGTCATGATTATCTTCCTTCTTCTTGGACTGGTTTTATTCCTTCATTTGTAGATGTTGGAATTTTTATAGGAACTATAGGTTTATTTTTTATTCTTTATCTGTTATATATCCGCACTTTTCCTGTTATTTCACAATCAGAATTAAAAACAATATTAAAAACGGATTATAATAAAAAATAA
- a CDS encoding c-type cytochrome, whose amino-acid sequence MKYFYKIFIILNTFLFIFLINSCWFDKTKPNAVYMPDMYYSEAYEPYSDPYFNYNNKKAKQIKIPLFSKGKTSSLFPVEGTVSRNDSFYSFMDIQNKKLNYYKNIIQNPLHNIHYEKKEITIKKGEKLFQINCSICHGRNGDGEGELVKNEKIFGIPNYKDRDITIGSIYYVITYGKNNMNSYASQLNEIDRWRVSEYVMFLKSKK is encoded by the coding sequence ATGAAATATTTTTATAAAATCTTTATTATTTTAAATACGTTTTTATTCATATTTTTAATAAATTCTTGTTGGTTTGATAAAACTAAACCTAACGCAGTATATATGCCAGATATGTATTATTCAGAAGCATATGAGCCTTATTCAGATCCTTATTTCAATTACAATAATAAAAAAGCTAAACAAATTAAAATTCCTTTGTTTTCAAAAGGAAAAACTTCTTCTTTATTTCCGGTAGAAGGGACAGTTTCTAGGAATGATTCATTTTATAGTTTTATGGATATTCAAAATAAAAAATTAAATTACTATAAAAATATAATTCAAAATCCATTACATAATATACATTACGAAAAAAAGGAAATTACAATCAAAAAAGGAGAAAAATTATTTCAAATAAATTGTTCTATCTGTCATGGTAGAAATGGAGATGGAGAAGGAGAATTAGTAAAAAACGAAAAAATCTTTGGAATTCCTAATTACAAAGATAGAGATATCACTATTGGAAGTATTTATTATGTCATTACATATGGAAAAAATAATATGAATTCTTATGCTTCGCAATTAAATGAAATAGATAGATGGAGAGTATCAGAATATGTTATGTTTCTAAAATCTAAAAAATAA
- a CDS encoding DUF3341 domain-containing protein, with product MNIHALYNNDTYLIKSIKIIHSHNYEIYEVYSPFPIHNLTQVLKLKKTNLSFFSFIYGLLGLCIACALTWYTMIWDWPQNIGGKPSFSWIKNLPSFIPVIFEFSIYFSAHFMCITYLIQCRLFPGRIPKNPDPRTTDNMFLIEIHTKKNAEKLIDLLKKNGAIEIMIKKY from the coding sequence ATGAACATACATGCATTATATAATAATGATACTTATTTGATAAAAAGTATCAAAATTATACACTCTCATAACTATGAGATATATGAGGTTTATTCTCCTTTTCCCATTCATAATTTAACTCAAGTGTTAAAATTAAAAAAAACAAATTTATCTTTTTTCTCTTTTATATATGGATTATTAGGATTATGTATTGCTTGTGCATTGACTTGGTATACTATGATTTGGGATTGGCCTCAAAATATTGGAGGAAAACCATCTTTTTCTTGGATTAAAAACCTTCCTTCTTTCATTCCTGTTATATTTGAATTTTCCATTTATTTTTCCGCACATTTTATGTGTATTACTTATCTAATTCAATGTCGATTATTTCCGGGACGTATTCCCAAAAATCCGGATCCCAGAACTACAGATAACATGTTTTTAATCGAAATTCATACTAAAAAAAATGCTGAAAAATTGATAGATTTATTAAAAAAAAATGGAGCAATAGAGATTATGATCAAAAAATATTAG